A stretch of DNA from Calditrichota bacterium:
AAAAAATGATGAAAGAAACCTAGACCTTTGGTTAAACCTACAGCTGCCAAACTGCTTGTTACCCCGACAATTATACCGATAAAACCGAGCTTAAACCTTTCATCAGAGTTTATAAGAAAATGTTTTAAGCGAAATCCCTTTTTGATCTTTTTTCCAAACTTAAACTTGTTCATTTTCAACTTCTTTTATTTCATCAATCAGATCAAGACCGGTATTTCTTTCATTTAGGATGTTCATGATTTTATCTTGTTGAAGAACAAAACTCAACTTTGAAAGCATTTTAAGATGCTCTTTTACATCTGTTGTAAAAATCATAAATAGTACAAAAACCGGATGGCTATCAATAGCATTAAATGGAATTGGCTCTTTCAAAAATATGACAGGTATATGGGCCGAATCCAGATTGAGCTGTATCCTGCTTCTAGTGTGCGGGATGGCGATTCCATTACCAATTCCGGTCGAAGCAAGTTCTTCACGATTAATCAATCCATTTAAAATATTTTTTTTGTCCTCGTTCATTAAAAATGAAAGTTTGGTTA
This window harbors:
- a CDS encoding PTS transporter subunit EIIA, with the translated sequence MKDKFGKYMSQKEVANLLGLPEVTVQRWIHQGKIPTKILNKKTVLKHSEIITWAKAHDLDIKQNKTSKETASNNTFLLSSALEKGGIFYNIEAQDVYSAFENSLTKLSFLMNEDKKNILNGLINREELASTGIGNGIAIPHTRSRIQLNLDSAHIPVIFLKEPIPFNAIDSHPVFVLFMIFTTDVKEHLKMLSKLSFVLQQDKIMNILNERNTGLDLIDEIKEVENEQV